One segment of Brassica napus cultivar Da-Ae chromosome C3, Da-Ae, whole genome shotgun sequence DNA contains the following:
- the BNAC03G14330D gene encoding uncharacterized protein BNAC03G14330D: MEGVGSRLSRTTRYSGPSATAVFSGRVRRWKKKWVSVSTSSVGIFRASKPNGRSDSQHHMLLHKWTPLSSTTVTDSGETEEPPKRRFRYAPIAMLENREKVASKDSEAEALGEESDEFDTDESPLHKGFELDMNMTDTDQTKEAKTTRHWRLGLCLNSQGAEE; encoded by the exons ATGGAAGGCGTAGGGTCGAGACTGAGCCGGACGACAAGATACAGTGGTCCGTCCGCGACGGCGGTTTTCAGCGGTCGTGTAAGgaggtggaagaagaagtgggtaAGTGTCTCAACTTCATCCGTCGGCATTTTCCGAGCATCTAAGCCCAACGGTCGAAGCGATTCTCAACACCATATGCTTCTCCATAAGTGGACCCCACTTTCCTCGACGACGGTTACTGACTCCGGCGAGACGGAGGAGCCGCCTAAGCGAAGATTCAGATACGCTCCA ATTGCGATGCTTgagaatagagagaaagtgGCCAGTAAGGATTCTGAAGCTGAAGCTTTAGGGGAAGAGAGTGATGAATTTGACACTGATGAATCTCCATTGCACAAAGGCTTTGAGCTGGACATGAACATGACAGACACCGACCAAACTAAG GAAGCAAAAACAACTCGTCACTGGAGACTGGGGCTGTGTCTGAATTCTCAAGGGGCTGAAGAATGA
- the LOC106345994 gene encoding glucan endo-1,3-beta-glucosidase 12 isoform X2: protein MAVLVLSVLILSCFSAIQFTHADSGMIGVNYGRIADNLPAPEKVVELLKSQGINRVKLFDTDKTVLTALANSGIKVVVSLPNENLTAAAADQSYTDNWVQENVKKYTPATDIEAIAVGNEVFVDPKNTTKYLVAAMTNVHSSLVKFNLDESVKISSPIALSALANSYPPSAGSFKPDLIEPVIKPMLDLLRKTSSHLMVNAYPFFAYAANADKIPLDYALFKENAGNVDSGNGLKYNSLFDAQIDAVFAAMAAVGFNDVKLVVTETGWPSAGDENEIGAGSANAAAYNGGLVKRVLTGNGTPLKSNEPLNVYLFALFNENQKTGPTSERNYGLFYPNENKVYDVPFSATVTPVSDSKVKVPVKTPSHVGQTWCVANGKTTKEKLQEALDYACGEGGADCRPIQKGATCYDPESLEAHASYAFNSYYQKNARGVGTCNFGGAAYVVSQPPKYGKCEFPTGH, encoded by the exons ATGGCTGTCTTAGTTCTCTCTGTCCTAATACTCTCATGCTTCTCAGCAATCCAATTCACACATGCAG ATTCTGGGATGATCGGAGTGAACTACGGCCGGATAGCAGACAACCTTCCGGCGCCGGAGAAGGTGGTTGAGCTTCTGAAATCCCAAGGAATCAACCGCGTCAAGCTTTTCGACACCGACAAAACCGTCCTAACCGCGCTCGCAAACTCCGGCATCAAAGTCGTCGTCTCTCTCCCCAACGAGAATCTCACCGCCGCCGCCGCGGATCAGAGCTACACCGACAATTGGGTTCAGGAGAACGTGAAGAAGTACACGCCGGCGACTGATATCGAAGCGATCGCCGTCGGGAACGAAGTGTTCGTCGATCCCAAGAACACGACGAAGTACCTCGTCGCAGCTATGACGAACGTTCACAGCTCTTTGGTTAAGTTCAATCTCGACGAATCGGTTAAGATCTCGTCGCCGATTGCGTTGAGCGCGTTGGCGAATTCGTATCCACCCTCCGCCGGTTCGTTTAAACCAGATTTAATCGAACCGGTTATTAAACCGATGCTCGATCTCCTCCGCAAAACGTCGTCGCATCTGATGGTGAATGCTTACCCGTTCTTCGCGTACGCGGCTAACGCCGATAAGATCCCGTTGGATTACGCGTTGTTCAAGGAGAACGCCGGCAATGTAGATTCCGGTAACGGTTTGAAGTACAACAGTCTCTTCGACGCGCAGATCGACGCCGTGTTCGCGGCCATGGCCGCCGTGGGATTCAACGACGTCAAGCTCGTGGTGACGGAGACGGGATGGCCTTCTGCAGGAGACGAGAACGAGATCGGCGCCGGCTCGGCTAACGCGGCGGCTTATAACGGCGGGTTGGTGAAAAGAGTGTTGACGGGTAACGGAACGCCGTTAAAATCGAATGAGCCGCTTAACGTCTATCTGTTCGCTCTGTTTAACGAGAACCAGAAAACGGGGCCCACGTCTGAGAGAAACTACGGGCTGTTTTACCCGAACGAGAACAAAGTGTACGACGTTCCGTTCTCCGCTACGGTAACGCCGGTGAGCGATAGCAAAGTGAAGGTTCCGGTGAAGACGCCGTCGCACGTGGGACAGACGTGGTGCGTGGCGAACGGGAAGACGACGAAGGAGAAGCTTCAGGAAGCACTGGACTACGCTTGTGGCGAAGGAGGCGCTGATTGCCGTCCGATTCAAAAGGGTGCCACGTGTTACGATCCGGAGTCGTTAGAGGCGCACGCTTCTTACGCGTTCAACAGTTACTATCAGAAGAACGCGCGTGGTGTCGGCACGTGTAATTTTGGTGGTGCAGCTTACGTAGTCTCGCAACCTCCCA AGTACGGGAAATGCGAGTTTCCAACCGGGCATTGA
- the LOC111211569 gene encoding putative F-box protein At5g55150 encodes MAVFSSSCWSDLLPELIEAVFHSLNDARDILNCATVCSSWRYSSSAVYSRKFVPFLFVSHPSSVVEEAQCSDGFRIISPEKMVFSGNDQRWICGSTGGYLLTVNVSFPFEVNLQNPFTKTVVPLPPLASFEDVQRLLQFQAISQHSGTLTLIKNFVKKAVSSPSLLDPDWVVLIIIYDTDGGKLAFCRRGDKQWTDLESDHVDDIVFCSGVFFAMDRVGGIYQCELSPNDPKAIPLCSASPSRYDPCKKYFAESDYGNLWVVLQKLDVSDDYDFTTYFEIYEFNSETKEWTMVRSLRGRALFLSPQGRCVAVSADETGSGGFIKDNSIYFIDGSLSVFEWESKQIKKLYESRFCNGMFWVTPADVLQ; translated from the coding sequence atGGCTGTATTTTCATCTTCTTGCTGGTCAGACTTGCTCCCGGAGCTTATAGAAGCTGTATTCCACAGCCTAAACGATGCTAGAGACATCCTTAACTGTGCCACCGTCTGTTCTTCTTGGAGATATTCTTCTTCCGCCGTGTACAGTCGCAAGTTTGTTCCATTTCTCTTTGTTTCCCATCCCTCCTCTGTCGTTGAAGAAGCTCAATGCTCTGATGGATTTAGAATCATATCTCCGGAAAAAATGGTTTTCTCCGGTAATGATCAGAGATGGATTTGTGGAAGCACAGGAGGGTATCTATTAACTGTCAATGTTTCTTTCCCGTTTGAGGTAAACTTACAGAACCCGTTTACGAAGACGGTTGTTCCTCTGCCACCATTGGCGTCTTTCGAGGACGTTCAACGGTTGCTTCAGTTCCAAGCTATCTCTCAGCATTCTGGAACCCTAACCCTAATTAAGAACTTTGTAAAGAAAGCAGTTTCTTCGCCAAGTTTACTAGACCCTGATTGGGTTGTGCTCATCATAATCTACGACACCGACGGAGGAAAACTAGCTTTCTGCAGACGTGGAGATAAACAATGGACGGATTTGGAGTCTGATCATGTTGATGACATTGTGTTCTGTAGTGGCGTCTTCTTTGCCATGGACAGAGTTGGAGGGATATATCAGTGTGAACTTAGCCCTAACGATCCAAAAGCTATTCCTCTATGCAGCGCCTCGCCGTCTCGGTATGATCCTTGCAAGAAATACTTTGCAGAGTCGGATTATGGCAACCTGTGGGTGGTTCTACAGAAGCTAGACGTTAGTGATGATTATGACTTCACAACGTATTTTGAGATTTATGAATTTAATTCAGAGACGAAAGAATGGACTATGGTGAGAAGCTTGAGAGGAAGGGCTTTGTTCTTGAGCCCTCAAGGTAGATGTGTAGCGGTTTCAGCAGATGAAACTGGATCTGGAGGGTTCATCAAAGATAACTCTATTTACTTCATCGATGGAAGTCTAAGCGTTTTTGAATGGGAGAGTAAGCAAATCAAGAAGCTTTACGAGTCAAGGTTTTGTAATGGTATGTTTTGGGTCACACCTGCAGATGTTCTTCAATAG
- the LOC106345994 gene encoding glucan endo-1,3-beta-glucosidase 12 isoform X1 codes for MAVLVLSVLILSCFSAIQFTHADSGMIGVNYGRIADNLPAPEKVVELLKSQGINRVKLFDTDKTVLTALANSGIKVVVSLPNENLTAAAADQSYTDNWVQENVKKYTPATDIEAIAVGNEVFVDPKNTTKYLVAAMTNVHSSLVKFNLDESVKISSPIALSALANSYPPSAGSFKPDLIEPVIKPMLDLLRKTSSHLMVNAYPFFAYAANADKIPLDYALFKENAGNVDSGNGLKYNSLFDAQIDAVFAAMAAVGFNDVKLVVTETGWPSAGDENEIGAGSANAAAYNGGLVKRVLTGNGTPLKSNEPLNVYLFALFNENQKTGPTSERNYGLFYPNENKVYDVPFSATVTPVSDSKVKVPVKTPSHVGQTWCVANGKTTKEKLQEALDYACGEGGADCRPIQKGATCYDPESLEAHASYAFNSYYQKNARGVGTCNFGGAAYVVSQPPSTYSIPILSQNDHFY; via the exons ATGGCTGTCTTAGTTCTCTCTGTCCTAATACTCTCATGCTTCTCAGCAATCCAATTCACACATGCAG ATTCTGGGATGATCGGAGTGAACTACGGCCGGATAGCAGACAACCTTCCGGCGCCGGAGAAGGTGGTTGAGCTTCTGAAATCCCAAGGAATCAACCGCGTCAAGCTTTTCGACACCGACAAAACCGTCCTAACCGCGCTCGCAAACTCCGGCATCAAAGTCGTCGTCTCTCTCCCCAACGAGAATCTCACCGCCGCCGCCGCGGATCAGAGCTACACCGACAATTGGGTTCAGGAGAACGTGAAGAAGTACACGCCGGCGACTGATATCGAAGCGATCGCCGTCGGGAACGAAGTGTTCGTCGATCCCAAGAACACGACGAAGTACCTCGTCGCAGCTATGACGAACGTTCACAGCTCTTTGGTTAAGTTCAATCTCGACGAATCGGTTAAGATCTCGTCGCCGATTGCGTTGAGCGCGTTGGCGAATTCGTATCCACCCTCCGCCGGTTCGTTTAAACCAGATTTAATCGAACCGGTTATTAAACCGATGCTCGATCTCCTCCGCAAAACGTCGTCGCATCTGATGGTGAATGCTTACCCGTTCTTCGCGTACGCGGCTAACGCCGATAAGATCCCGTTGGATTACGCGTTGTTCAAGGAGAACGCCGGCAATGTAGATTCCGGTAACGGTTTGAAGTACAACAGTCTCTTCGACGCGCAGATCGACGCCGTGTTCGCGGCCATGGCCGCCGTGGGATTCAACGACGTCAAGCTCGTGGTGACGGAGACGGGATGGCCTTCTGCAGGAGACGAGAACGAGATCGGCGCCGGCTCGGCTAACGCGGCGGCTTATAACGGCGGGTTGGTGAAAAGAGTGTTGACGGGTAACGGAACGCCGTTAAAATCGAATGAGCCGCTTAACGTCTATCTGTTCGCTCTGTTTAACGAGAACCAGAAAACGGGGCCCACGTCTGAGAGAAACTACGGGCTGTTTTACCCGAACGAGAACAAAGTGTACGACGTTCCGTTCTCCGCTACGGTAACGCCGGTGAGCGATAGCAAAGTGAAGGTTCCGGTGAAGACGCCGTCGCACGTGGGACAGACGTGGTGCGTGGCGAACGGGAAGACGACGAAGGAGAAGCTTCAGGAAGCACTGGACTACGCTTGTGGCGAAGGAGGCGCTGATTGCCGTCCGATTCAAAAGGGTGCCACGTGTTACGATCCGGAGTCGTTAGAGGCGCACGCTTCTTACGCGTTCAACAGTTACTATCAGAAGAACGCGCGTGGTGTCGGCACGTGTAATTTTGGTGGTGCAGCTTACGTAGTCTCGCAACCTCCCAGTACGTACTCTATTCCTATTCTTTCTCAAAATGATCATTTTTATTAA
- the LOC106349640 gene encoding mitogen-activated protein kinase kinase kinase 18, whose amino-acid sequence MEEQNWIRGPIIGRGSTATVSLAITNSGEFFAVKSAELSSSAFLQREQTILSSLNSPYVVKYIGFNTTTENNKLMYNLLMEYIPGGSIHDLIKNSGGKLPEPEIRFYTRQILKGLMYLQEQGIVHCDLKSDNVMIGEETAKIADLGCAKMAGNGSLEFSGTPAFMSPEVARGEEQSFQADVWALGCVVIEMATGSSPWPELNDVVAAIYKIGFTGESPEIPEVLSEKGRDFLRKCMVRDPKQRWDVEELLQHPFLEEEDQSQTQFGCGLKNYSPSTVLDQGFWDSCETSRTRLIQADSSSLWESSATDRIKKLVGDENPGETTAEDGWIEVRGNGEIEKSNEGDNEDVDCVEATSLEEDEVGGFENWIWDQEDSLFLEYSSSENNIFYFYSNDLFHEDNIILYYDHLEDGFVHKDDKILDDNTKNHIFNHITMIIQVSISKSIPFDSYTER is encoded by the coding sequence ATGGAGGAACAAAACTGGATAAGAGGACCAATCATTGGCCGGGGATCAACCGCCACCGTCTCACTAGCAATCACAAACTCCGGTGAATTCTTCGCCGTCAAATCCGCAGAGCTTTCTTCATCGGCGTTTTTGCAGAGAGAACAAACGATCTTGTCGAGTTTGAACTCTCCTTACGTAGTCAAGTACATTGGGTTCAATACGACGACAGAGAACAACAAACTGATGTATAACCTCTTGATGGAATACATTCCCGGCGGGAGTATTCACGATTTGATCAAGAACTCCGGCGGGAAGTTGCCGGAGCCGGAGATTAGATTCTACACGCGACAGATTCTGAAAGGGTTGATGTATCTTCAAGAACAAGGAATCGTTCATTGCGATTTGAAGAGCGATAATGTTATGATCGGAGAGGAAACAGCGAAGATCGCCGATTTGGGCTGCGCAAAAATGGCGGGAAACGGGAGTTTGGAGTTTTCCGGTACACCGGCGTTTATGTCGCCGGAGGTGGCGCGTGGAGAAGAACAGAGTTTTCAGGCTGATGTGTGGGCTTTGGGGTGTGTGGTGATAGAGATGGCTACGGGTTCGAGTCCTTGGCCGGAGCTAAACGACGTCGTTGCAGCGATTTACAAGATTGGGTTCACCGGAGAGTCGCCGGAGATTCCGGAGGTTTTGTCGGAGAAAGGTAGAGACTTTCTGAGGAAGTGTATGGTAAGAGATCCGAAACAGAGATGGGATGTTGAAGAGTTGCTTCAACATCCGTTTTTGGAGGAAGAAGACCAATCTCAAACTCAGTTTGGTTGTGGTCTGAAGAATTATTCTCCTAGTACTGTGTTGGATCAAGGTTTCTGGGATTCATGTGAAACCTCGAGAACTCGGTTAATTCAAGCGGACTCTTCGAGTTTATGGGAGTCTTCAGCGACTGACCGAATCAAGAAACTCGTCGGCGATGAGAATCCCGGCGAAACTACGGCGGAGGATGGTTGGATTGAAGTTAGAGGCAACGGAGAGATAGAGAAAAGTAATGAAGGCGATAACGAAGATGTCGATTGCGTTGAAGCAACGTCATTGGAGGAGGACGAGGTGGGAGGCTTTGAGAATTGGATCTGGGATCAAGAAGACAGCTTGTTCTTGGAATATTCTTCTTCCGAGaacaacattttttatttttactctaaTGACCTCTTTCATGAGGATAATATAATTCTTTATTATGATCATCTTGAAGATGGGTTTGTACACAAAGATGACAAAATTCTTGACGATAATACTAAGAATCATATCTTTAATCACATTACAATGATTATACAAGTTAGTATATCTAAATCGATACCATTTGATAGTTACACCGAACGCTAG
- the LOC106345993 gene encoding 65-kDa microtubule-associated protein 1-like: MVATDAESPHLGEITCGTLLQKLQEIWDEVGESDEERDKLLLQIEQECLHVYKRKVEQAAKSRAELLQTLSDANAEQSSLTTSLGDKSFVNDIPDKSSGTIKEQLAAIAPALEQLWQQKDERVREFSDVQSQIQKICGEIAGGLSSEVPIVDESDLSLKKLDDFHSQLQELQKEKSDRLQKVLEFVSSVHDLCAVLGLDFLNTVKEVHPSLGEETSVQAKSISNETLSRLAKTVLTLKDDKKQRLQKLQELATQLIDLWNLMDTPDEKRDLFDYVTCNISASVDEVTTRGALAHDLIKQAEVEVNRLDQLKASRMKEIAFKKQTELEEIYARAHVETNPESARERIMSLIDSGNVEPTELLADMDSQIAKAKEEAFSRKDILDRVEKWMSACEEESWLEDYNRDQNRYSASRGAHLNLKRAEKARVLVSKIPAMVDTLVAKTRAWEEEHNMSFAYDGVPLLAMLDEYGMLRQEREDEKRRLREQKKVQEQPHVEQDTAFSTRPSPARPVSAKKPVGARANNGGANGTPNRRLSLNANQNGSRSVAKEGGRRESLNRPAAPTNYVAISKEEAASSPGTGAADHVPASP; the protein is encoded by the exons ATGGTGGCCACTGATGCTGAAAGTCCTCATCTTGGGGAGATTACTTGTGGTACCTTACTTCAAAAGTTGCAG GAAATTTGGGATGAAGTTGGTGAGAGCGACGAGGAACGAGAcaagctacttcttcaaatagAGCAAGAGTGTCTTCATGTCTACAAGAGGAAAGTTGAGCAGGCTGCCAAATCCAGAGCAGAGCTTCTTCAAACCTTATCAGATGCCAATGCTGAACAATCCAGCCTCACAACCTCTCTTGGAGACAAAAGCTTTGTTAATGacatt CCGGATAAGTCTTCTGGAACGATCAAAGAACAGCTTGCTGCTATAGCCCCTGCTCTTGAACAACTGTGGCAACAGAAAGATGAGAGAGTCAGAGAGTTCTCTGATGTACAATCACAAATCCAGAAGATCTGTGGAGAGATTGCTGGTGGTTTGAGTAGTGAGGTTCCTATAGTCGATGAGTCTGATTTGTCTCTGAAGAAACTAGATGATTTCCATAGCCAACTCCAAGAGCTTCAGAAAGAGAAGAGTGATAGGCTGCAGAAGGTGCTCGAGTTTGTGAGTAGTGTTCATGATCTATGCGCTGTTCTTGGTTTGGACTTCTTAAACACTGTCAAAGAAGTTCATCCGAGCTTAGGTGAAGAAACCAGTGTCCAGGCCAAGAGCATTAGCAATGAGACGCTTTCGAGGTTGGCTAAAACAGTATTGACTCTTAAAGATGATAAGAAGCAAAGACTACAAAAG CTTCAAGAACTGGCTACTCAGCTAATTGATCTATGGAACCTGATGGATACTCCTGATGAGAAAAGGGATCTGTTTGATTATGTTACTTGTAACATCTCAGCTTCAGTAGATGAGGTCACTACACGAGGTGCTCTTGCACATGATCTGATCAAGCAGGCCGAGGTTGAAGTGAATAGGCTTGACCAGCTGAAAGCTAGCCGAATGAAGGAAATAGCTTTCAAGAAACAGACTGAGCTTGAGGAGATATACGCTCGCGCTCACGTGGAAACAAACCCTGAATCTGCTCGCGAGAGGATCATGTCACTGATTGACTCTGGAAACGTTGAGCCTACTGAGTTATTGGCAGATATGGATAGTCAGATAGCTAAGGCCAAAGAAGAAGCGTTTAGTAGGAAGGATATTTTGGACCGTGTTGAGAAATGGATGTCTGCTTGTGAAGAAGAGAGCTGGTTAGAAGACTACAATAGG GATCAGAACAGGTACAGCGCAAGTAGAGGCGCTCATTTGAACCTCAAGAGAGCTGAGAAAGCTCGTGTTCTGGTTAGCAAGATTCCTG CAATGGTTGATACATTGGTTGCCAAGACCAGAGCTTGGGAAGAGGAACACAACATGTCCTTTGCATACGATGGTGTTCCTCTGCTAGCTATGTTAGACGAGTACGGTATGCTTAGGCAAGAACGAGAAGATGAGAAACGGAGGCTGAGG GAACAAAAGAAGGTTCAAGAACAGCCACACGTAGAGCAAGACACTGCCTTCAGCACCAGGCCAAGCCCTGCGAGACCGGTCAGTGCAAAGAAACCGGTGGGGGCACGAGCTAACAACGGAGGAGCCAATGGAACACCAAACCGGCGTTTATCATTGAATGCAAACCAGAACGGAAGCAGGTCTGTTGCAAAGGAAGGAGGGAGAAGGGAGAGTCTCAACAGGCCGGCTGCTCCTACAAATTACGTTGCTATTTCGAAAGAAGAAGCTGCTTCATCTCCGGGTACTGGTGCTGCAGATCATGTTCCAGCTTCACCGTGA
- the LOC106351068 gene encoding probable long-chain-alcohol O-fatty-acyltransferase 4 encodes MEEELKIFMKVWVSAIISISYCYYLSTRIKPGVFRLLFILPVCVQFIFLPMCFSSLHFIGSTAFSLTWLANFKLILFSFDNGPLYPVPPNISQFICFTCFPIKLQQNAKHQIHLPKWVFAIRVAIFSVLLKLYDYKQHMSSNVLLVLYSLHIYLEFEILLAPLKVLLIMALGCDLEPQFNEPYLATSLQDFWGRRWNLMVPAILRQAVYVPVRRITERKMKSEQAKFLGVLATFHVSGVVHELIFFYFTREPPTGEVTLFFILHGVCTAAEVAAKRTSLLNRWDMSMMVSRLLTVGFVVVTGGWLFFPPLLRSGMIERLSHEVFLSIDFIKQNCF; translated from the coding sequence ATGGAGGAAGAACTCAAGATCTTCATGAAGGTTTGGGTTTCAGCTATAATCTCCATATCTTACTGTTACTACTTATCAACCAGGATAAAACCTGGAGTTTTTCGATTACTCTTCATTCTTCCCGTTTGTGTTCAGTTTATTTTCCTTCCTAtgtgtttctcttctcttcacttcaTAGGGTCCACTGCGTTTTCCCTCACATGGCTGGCCAATTTCAAGCTCATCCTCTTCTCCTTCGATAACGGTCCCCTTTACCCTGTCCCTCCTAATATCTCTCAGTTCATCTGCTTCACTTGCTTCCCCATCAAGCTTCAACAAAACGCTAAACATCAAATTCACTTGCCCAAATGGGTTTTTGCTATTAGAGTTGCTATCTTTAGTGTGTTGTTaaaactgtatgattataaacaGCATATGTCTTCAAATGTGCTATTGGTTCTCTATTCTCTTCATATATACTTGGAGTTTGAGATTCTTTTAGCTCCCTTGAAAGTTTTGCTTATTATGGCACTTGGGTGCGATCTCGAGCCGCAATTCAACGAACCATACTTAGCCACCTCTCTTCAAGACTTCTGGGGTCGCCGGTGGAACCTCATGGTCCCCGCTATCCTCCGACAGGCCGTCTACGTTCCGGTGCGACGCATCACCGAACGGAAAATGAAGTCCGAGCAAGCCAAGTTCTTGGGAGTTTTGGCCACGTTCCACGTCTCTGGTGTAGTTCACGAGCTGATCTTCTTCTATTTTACACGTGAACCGCCTACCGGAGAAGTCACATTGTTCTTTATATTACATGGAGTTTGCACTGCCGCGGAAGTAGCGGCGAAGAGGACAAGCTTGTTGAATCGGTGGGATATGAGTATGATGGTATCACGACTGCTCACGGTGGGGTTTGTGGTTGTGACAGGTGGTTGGTTGTTTTTTCCTCCTCTTTTAAGGAGTGGAATGATCGAGAGACTCTCTCACGAAGTCTTTTTGTCCATTGACTTCATCAAGCAAAAttgtttttag